The DNA segment TCAGCCTAATGAGGAAATATTTATAATAACCAGCAAGTTGTATAATCTTTACACAGAATATATTCACCAAACATCCACTGACaatgtaatttgttttcctAGAATATCCACTCTTGAAATTCCGATTCTGCTTGTGGCAGCTAAAGCATGAATAAGGTTTTTACGGTCATGTTTAGACACTCACAGCACTCGGTTAAGGTTGGGAAAAGATAGTGGTCCTGGTTAAATAGTGAAAAAGTCAACAGTGGCTTACTTACTGCGAACATTTAACTGAAACCACAGTCttcccctaaccttaaccttaaaGTAATTTGGTTACCTAACCCAAAACCACAAGCTGGACTCAGGATGTGAGCCCTGGTTTTCAGTATGAGTGTAGCCACAGAACATTCTCAGTCCTGCAATCACGTTTTCTTCTAAATGAGCAAATTAGTAACACATGAGTAGTTGTAGAACGCAGGGctgacaaaaacatgttcataTTCACACACCTGGTAGATGAGATAAGGTCCTTTGGTTGACTGCATCCTGATAAAAGGGCTTGTGCACTGCTTTATGCCCCTTTTCCCTCCACTCCACAGAATAGCAGACATAGGTTTTGATGAGATCATCTTTCCAATAGACAGTAAAAGATGTATTGCTGTGGACTGTAATGTTCAACTTCTCATCTACAACACCTGTGGATGCaaataatgatatttttttaatcctgtCTTACAACTCTGTAGGATATTTATTGATATTGACAGACACCTTGACACCTTTCAGGATCTACAAACAGTTAGAAAACGTAATGAGTCACTGAACTTTTTAACTGACAGTTCTGCCATGCAAGTGAGCACTCACTGGGAATGTCCTCTCGCTGTGGTATGGTCTTGCTTACAGCTGGCGAGGTGCTGACATTGTTGACAGCGCTGATGCTGAGGTGATAAGCTGAATAGGAGAGACTCAGTCTTATCTCAGATCGAGAGGTTTTTATCCGCTGGGACGCCTCTCCTGATGCTTTACCAATGGTCACATAGTAGTGGTCATGCAGCTCTTTGGCAGGAAACTAACAAACAACGTCCTTTTATTATTATGCTAACATCCGTCATGGCTACAAAAGTTCCCCTTTATATCTCTGGTTGAAGGAAAATTTGGGGAGATACATTATAGAGATTACCGTCCAGTTTAGAGAAAGGAGCCTCCTGCCTTTTTTCTCTGCAATGTCAGTATCTTGGAGGTTGACAATAACAGGCTGTGCTGTCAGTTCTGAAAGAGAACATTTAGTTGTTGTGAAATAAGAAGTGTATGTCTGAGAAAcaacttctttttcttgttcttgtGATCAAATAGTGAAGtaaaagactttttaaaacgGCACTTTGTGCTTGATGATGATCACTCATTTTATCACAGTTAACAGAATAGAGGGAAACAGCACCTTTTTAATAGCATGTTTAGTTGAAAACTACAAAGTAGTAACAAACTAACCTGGTGACACAGTGTAGTGTTGACTCCACGGGCACTGTGAGCATTTCTCATTAGTGACACACTGTATCTGTACAGTGTAGACCAGAGAGGAGTTTAGATTCTCCACTGTACATCTCACTCCATTGTGGGATTGCATTGGTGGCTGTGAACAACATAGAGGTGAATGAATGCCAGGAAGAATTATGCAAACCATAAATTCACTTATTTCTTTTAATGCTTAGTTACTTGTATAAGCTTTGTTTCATCAAAGTCGCGTGTAGCAGAAGAAAttaatacagagaaaatgaaaaacaaacttagacacagacacactgactgcATCAGAAACAATAGAAGACATCTCTAAAAAGGTTCAGAATAATTAGTAAGGTCAGTTGCTTGTGATGAACAGGACTTCTaagcctgtgaaaacagctgtataatGTCTTCAGTGACTCTGGAGTAACAAATCTAAAGTTTATGAAAATGACCCTGATCacctgaactgatttttaacattttcgACAGACAGGGTTCATGAGGGATGCTGCTGAGTGGCAGTATGGAAAATGTAGGATCTAGTGTTTTTGTGCTAGCATCATGGTTCCAGGGAATGCAACATCAGTCCACCagtttggtccagactgaaaatatctcaacaatgaCTTGAAggattgccataaaattttGTGTTAGTCTggtccccacaggatgaatcTTAATGTAGAGCCTCCAGCTGGTCAGAGTTTTCACTGATCCTGTGAAATCTCAACATGTACTTGACAGACAAAACTCTATATGGGCGATGATGATTTCATCTGACGTTCCGCTAGCACCATCACAAGTTCACCTTTTTGGTGAGAGagtgaaatgtttcatcagCTTAACTTTCCATTCAGTGCCATAATCAGGTAAAATCTGAGCTCAACCAATACTttgtttatgaccaaatacctgtgAAACTAATAACACTCCCAACAACTTCatttgtactttgtgtttagtgctaatgtTATAAAACAGAGCATGGTGaacatacctgctaaacatcagggttgtcattgtgagcatgttccAAAGTTcaagttttaaaatatattaataagGTGCATTGTATTCAggaatgaaatattttcagtataGTATTCACTGGCCAGTCCTGAGATCAGGTCATGTCAACAGCAGTTTCCTATTTATTCCACATTAAGTTAAAAATTAACTTCAATAACAGGACTCATGCTCTCTCTTGcagatatttaatattaaacatgtaatatttttttgatCAAGTATATTTCCTGAACTGGAAATTGCATAATACAAGTATTCTGTAGTGACAGGTGTTTTGTCACAGCCCCCCCTGTGACTCTAAAGATTCTCCTAGTGtttcctgtgtcctgtgtttccctgtttgttttctcctccatccaaaaaatatttatcaaaacCATTCACCTTTGCTTACAGCTCTTGTTCTTATTTGTGTCTGCTCTGGGGCCCaaatttaaagtcaaaatgtaacatatttaacACTGACCTCGTTCCACGACAGACTGCCCAGTGCTTTATATCTCACAGAGTAATACTTGATGAACTCTGCGTCCTCCTGTTGCCATCTCACATCCACATCTAGTTTTCCAGAGTGGCGGCTGAAGGAGGCATGATATGGAGGACTGCAAAGCACTGAAATAGAAAAATCCAGCTATATTAAGATCTGTTAAAGATTTATCATCAGAAAGAGATAAATAAGAAGACATCTACTGACAGATATAAATTTTGGACTTACACAAGTGCTTTGGTGAATCCTTGAAAACTGCCTTTGTGCAATTTGACTCACTGTTTTCAAAAACCTCAGCAACAATGTTGTAAACCTCAAATACAGGGATCTTTCCTTGAGAGAGTTCACGGATGTTTGTGTATGCTttgcaatatttattttttttgtctctagAAGGAGAAATAGTAGAAACAGTGagtgttaaaacaaaatgtgtaatttcaaGCATCAATAACCAGAGAGAAGGAAGTCTCTGAAAAGGAGATTTGATTGTTACAACTTACGGTTGTTGTATGGCGAGTGTGTATGTCTTTTCTGATGTGAGGTTTCCAGGTCTCCACATACAGGTTATCATACCAAGATTTTTTGGTTTACCATAACAATTCAAATCATGGACTCCATCTGAAAGAGAGGAAGCATACAGTCAGaattcagactgaaaaataatgtttttccccTCAGTTTCTAATCTGACTTTACGGCTGATGATTCAACTTAGAATGAATCAGATATATTTTCATTACCTGGGTGAAGTGTGCAGTGCTGGTATTTGGAAAAAAAGTTCTTTGACTTGCAGCTCACTGGAACATAATATGAATATGGATGTGAAACTAGAACAGTATTGTTAGATGTTactttttcagtgtcatttttacaaTAATTCTTCCGTCTCacaatggaaaaacacaacTCTAACTATGATTCCTCATTTTATTTAATGGTAGAAGATCCACTTGTTAATATTTGATTCGATTCATTTCTCATCTGTTATCATTTTTTGCAGAAAAATAATACTACCAAAACGTTGTGACAAAGTAAACCTACCTCCTTGAACATAAGAGGCGAGGGTAGTGTAGTAAACAAGAATCAGACCTGAATGTGAACAACAGCAGAAGGTAGTTTTAGCCAAAATCTGCCTTGAATGCTGAATACAGGAGTTAATTGATTGAAtttgtcagtggttttcattcagtacaagaaagacagagaacaagATCTACAGAAACTGTGGTGATGATTCGCTTGGGTACCTTAACCTACATACCCTGTCTTTTATCCTATAAATACCTCACAATAAACATTTAccataaacagaaaataaagatagaattagcaaaaacacagttttataGGCCACTTACCAAGGATGAGAAGATGTGAATGGCTTGCACAAGAGTCTGAAAGATCAAACTGAAATCCACGACCAACCATGTTTCCTGGGACtgactgaaagacagaaacCAAGTGGGTTTGAGACAATCTCACACCCACAGCCACCTACCATTCACAGGCATGGTGCACACAGAAGCTGCTCACTTGAGAGTGAACGAGAAGGAAATATTTTGGGGAGTTATAAGCTAGTGTAGAGGGTGTGTAAAGGGGCGGGGACTCATTCTGACACAGTTCATAGGACTCAAAGAATGACAGTAAATTGACTCCCCTGGAgtttgcagagagagaaaaaaaaaaccaaactgttCCTGTCTGCACTTCTTCTTTCCAAAAATAGAGCCAATCAGCATGTGAAGCTGTACCATTtcaaataacaaacacactctgataTGCAGTAGCATTACAAATCAAGGGAAATGAGTGTAAAGTAACAATGCATGACATTGtttgaatgaatttgaatgactttctctcttttctgagATCATAACTGAAAAGGAGTCCTCTGGGGTTCACGGTGACTCAAAGCAcgaaaacaaatgttttctatGCTCCATGAATTCAGGAACTTGTCAAGCTTATTCTGCTTTCAAAGAACTGAATGTGATCTTCATTTGAAAATTACAAATTGACAGGTatgatgtttcattttcaatcaCAGGAGGCATCATTTGTTTAAGAAAGGTTTTACAGGACACACCTGCTTCTTAGTTAGTTTTTGTAAATGCATAAACTGCAGTAGAGTGGAAGTATCATCTTTGTAGTGTGAGTACACACTGTCTAGTTTTCCTGTACTATGGGAACGATCACAGTTAAATGTAGATAAACTGATGCAGTGCACATTGATATAGAAAATATGGCACCAcataaacaattaatcaacCAGAAGACAAGTATTGTAATATTTTGCAGTATTAAGTTACTCTATTTTCAGTTACATTatattaaaagacattttaaaaacccaAACAACAAATAACACCCATATataagtttttgtttgtttgttttgttattttttaatgaaaattacTGCAGAgcatacatttaaaatcatcTCAGATATACTACAGAACAGAACCTTTCTCCAGTGGCTAATATATTAATAATCTAATTGTTTTGCATtattgtaagaaaaaaatgaacatgctAAAGACTCCAGAGACGTTTTGTGACATTCAAAATACtgcttttaataataattagtgTCTGATATGTTAAAGTTCAATTACCGTTTTAAAGATTCCTAAAATTCTGTTTACtctttctcatttaaaaaaacaaaacaacaacaaaaacaaaccacaatctaatattttttgtttaaaaaatgtaacctcATCACAAGTGAAGTAACATTAGGGATGGAGACTTGACATTTGTTTGAGTCATATTGGACTCGTTGTTATAAACCATAAAAAGATATGTGAGACAGCCACGTAGTGTGTGAGATCACTGCTGACTCAAATAATCACTCTTCGTTATATCTTGAAAGGGCACTTAACTCATTGCAGCAAGAGGTGAATTCATAGAAAGGTAGACTTTTACCAAAAGTGAACAGAGCCTCAGATAGTCTGTTTATTTGCTGAGATGTTTCCTTCCTCAATGAAGTTGGAAAATGATCAGTGATTACTTGAAACCTATGTTATTTAAATCCCTAACTAAAAAGATTTTTGACCAGATATTTCAACCCCCGCTTTACTCAGACACATGCTTTGCTCATCGTTacttcacttggatgtttgacCTTCGCTGTGCAAAGTGTGTATGTATAGAATCTGACTTTCATCTGCTGAGGGAGAAAGTCCCCTCTGTGCTTGCACTCAATATCCGTTTACAGTAAGTAcatataaacatgattttttgaccTCAAACCCAGTCTGAAAGGTCATCGTGGGCCAATATGCAGCTTCTTGTGCATCTTGTGTCCAGCAATTTTGGAGTGAAAAACATTTCCGTATTTCTGATCCTGGAACTTTCAATGGAGCAGAAGGAGTAAATGTCTATGTTAAATATTTGAGACTAGTTGACTgaaattttttttgtcagacaCAAATTACAGCTCAAAGCATAGCATTTTTCTATGGCCTGACGAATCGGATTTTTGGtgaaaaatcagtgttttgcatttttctcaactgttttgaattttaaaacaagtctgctcattttctgttttcacttaaGCATTGACAGCATCAGCAAACAATGGTGTGATGTGATCAACTACTAAACATAACTCGTGGTAAGTTGGTTGGTTTtctcaactgctgtttccaaggtaaaaaataaactttgaacTCCACCTATTAATAACTTAGACTTAGTTCCTGTCTGGTCAGTCAATTTAGGACTGATCTGAAGTTTCCTGTTGTACATGAGCGTCAGTATAATGATCTTGAACCGTCTTTGATCATCATCTACAGGAAATCTATATGTCCTATAATCATGTatgagtgtttttatatttgatatataAGGCCAGGCACAGCCACCCCCTTGCTTAACTGGGCAAGCTTGCTGTAATGCTCTTAGAGCAGTGGGAGGAGGTAAAAGCAGGCAGCACTTGTGCTGGGATAAGGAAAGTGACAGCAAACACAGTAAGAACAAGTGCAATACGAGTGCATTTATGAGCTGTTGTATGTATCTTAAAAAGGAGAAACTGCTGTTGTTCCTCCATCAGGGCtgaactgtaaacacacaggaagTTCAGTTCACACCTCACTGACTTCAGTTAAAGAATGTCTTTAACGTTGTTTATCGTGATCTCTTGATCTCTACAAGCTGTGGAGCAAAGTTTAAAGTTATGTTGGTTAGCTATATGTTGCATGAGCTTCATCTTTGTTCTCCTTTTGCCCATGTTTTTAGCTTGATATGTGCTGAAGTTTAAAAGGTCACTGATCAGACATGACACAGGGGCCAGTCTTAGAAACTATTCAAATTAGGGGAACTGAGAGAcaatcaaatcattttaatcataAGCAATGAttaaaattagaaaaagaacattaaagATCCTTGCCAGAGGAAACCAGTTTCCGCTAAACAAGTAAATGCCTGCCTACTCATGTTTTTCTCACACGTAAAATTTCCCCACCTTAATTTTTTATCATCCTTAAGATCAGCAAGGTGCTGTAGCTCAATTGTGGGCTACCAGAGTTGAAACATCATGTGGGTTTCTCTCGCAGCATTTTGCTTTGATCAAGatcctttcatgtttttgtagttttacatTGAATGCAAAGCGAGCTGTTTCGAAGATTGTTATAGTACAAACATGTATGCCAGGTTTTTGTTAAatgctttattattttttggctTGGTTTAAACTGCATGCATAGCAGTGATGCCACTATCTCCAACAACCTCTCAGTAATCATGTTACCTGGATTGATGTGAATGGTCctgatgattaaaacaaaaaaaaaaaatgcaggagagaggggggagtcCAGTTGAATCCACACTTGACAAATTGACAAATTATACTTTGTTTGAAAGATTATGTCTGAGTAAATCATTTTAAGATCCCTGTGTCTGGTAGTACAGCAGTTACTTAATCACACACCTCGTGTTTGTGCCTTTGTAAATTCATTTCACAGATTAGTTCTGACTTAAAACTGGTGGGCACTGTATTCGAAAAGTTTTCAAGAATAGCAGCCATTTTATTTTGGGTATGTCAATTTCAGCATCAGTTATGCATCAATATCAGGGCTGCTTGTTATATCAAACTGAGGAGAGCAATACATGTTGTGCTTTCACTGGCAAGACATCAGTCTGTAACCTCTTTTCATCAATGTCGGCAAAGAGTACCCTctagtggagagagagggaaacactgtaaacagtgtgtgtcaACAGGTGCAGCaatattctttctttctcattttaaagATTAAGGTTCAAATTCATGACATGCAAACAAATTTAGACAGAAGTAAAATGTTAACATAACAAGTCAAACAGTCATACTAGGACCAGCAGCTCATGTCTGTTCTTCATTGCTGTTTCTCTTGACGTGGGTTTTCCTTGAAAACTACTTTGTGACTAATATTGTAGATTCAAGACAGCTAtagaaaacatgtcagtgttgtcTGTACAAGAAATGCTGCTGAAGATAGTGTTAAGATAATTTGTGTACAGGATATTCCCCCATAGTGAAGGAAGTtgacatgctaatatttgctaaatGGCATTAAACACAAGGTTCAGCAGTTCAGGTTTGAAGGGAAAGTCCTTAGATTTAGATatagttttctttttattatttcctaATGTGTCcttgtttgttgtcatttaggatgtgaataaaacattttaatttgccATTTGAAAAGAACTATTTGTACCAAAGGGAAAAAGCCAGGGGGTAAGAGGAGAAGTGTCACTGGGGGCCATGACACTGGCCAAATGACATTTGCTTGGATCAGTTGTAGCCTATTGAAGTCCACGTAAAGCCAGCAGGCCACAAGGCATTAGTCTGAAATTCATCCACTGGTGAAAGCGGtttatgatgatgtttttaatatgtACACCTGTCTCTCAACTGTCGAGCCAAACTACTTAAAATAGTTGATTTTGAAAGAATATGATTCAGTTAGCTGGATGAACTTACGTTTATTCCAAAATTCTTGTTAGTAGATAGATAGGACTAAATGGACTTTAAATAAGAAGCAAAGATCAATTCCAGCTCAGTGAGTCGTGTGTTTAATTTAACCGGATGCAGGAAGGGTTACATTTCAGTGACTGAGAGTGCTCATCAGTCATTCAGAAGACCCAGTCAACTGCAAAGCATGTCCATTGACAACACCTCTAACCCAAGCACATGCCTTCTGAGCCCTGTCAGATCAC comes from the Lates calcarifer isolate ASB-BC8 linkage group LG9, TLL_Latcal_v3, whole genome shotgun sequence genome and includes:
- the LOC108895426 gene encoding interleukin-31 receptor subunit alpha isoform X2 gives rise to the protein MVGRGFQFDLSDSCASHSHLLILGLILVYYTTLASYVQGVSCKSKNFFSKYQHCTLHPDGVHDLNCYGKPKNLGMITCMWRPGNLTSEKTYTLAIQQPDKKNKYCKAYTNIRELSQGKIPVFEVYNIVAEVFENSESNCTKAVFKDSPKHLLLCSPPYHASFSRHSGKLDVDVRWQQEDAEFIKYYSVRYKALGSLSWNEPPMQSHNGVRCTVENLNSSLVYTVQIQCVTNEKCSQCPWSQHYTVSPELTAQPVIVNLQDTDIAEKKGRRLLSLNWTFPAKELHDHYYVTIGKASGEASQRIKTSRSEIRLSLSYSAYHLSISAVNNVSTSPAVSKTIPQREDIPSVVDEKLNITVHSNTSFTVYWKDDLIKTYVCYSVEWREKGHKAVHKPFYQDAVNQRTLSHLPEPLEPYKRYSISLHTRPNKETCDMKYINNSESTYGTTQFYFIEGSPISAPINISSYNVTLSSAVLQWSSILEEDVRGFLLGYIIYYTEYKGTSTERNITVDPEFDTYKLENLKKGTAYQVQISGFTQAGAGVRSTPMVFVTNHQGYFDLSLSGVIIIFVVVSALLIVGSVITKRAKVILWPSIPNPGNSDAMQKIEGPCGVELLESINTLKVEEWDTNSLQIIEKEPVVPPSMLPSVLPLLHNLDDEEDSPETNCNWTHTDTEDATEDILSDDATDTFSNIKQTNFQSSPFPFSSEYTTMEMFQQAMPQSIPETTAITQAMESDPEDTPLTVGKPGLDYIGQFGTSPVSDSEEMATIL
- the LOC108895426 gene encoding interleukin-31 receptor subunit alpha isoform X1; amino-acid sequence: MVGRGFQFDLSDSCASHSHLLILGLILVYYTTLASYVQGVSCKSKNFFSKYQHCTLHPDGVHDLNCYGKPKNLGMITCMWRPGNLTSEKTYTLAIQQPDKKNKYCKAYTNIRELSQGKIPVFEVYNIVAEVFENSESNCTKAVFKDSPKHLLLCSPPYHASFSRHSGKLDVDVRWQQEDAEFIKYYSVRYKALGSLSWNEPPMQSHNGVRCTVENLNSSLVYTVQIQCVTNEKCSQCPWSQHYTVSPELTAQPVIVNLQDTDIAEKKGRRLLSLNWTFPAKELHDHYYVTIGKASGEASQRIKTSRSEIRLSLSYSAYHLSISAVNNVSTSPAVSKTIPQREDIPSECSLAWQNCQLKSVVDEKLNITVHSNTSFTVYWKDDLIKTYVCYSVEWREKGHKAVHKPFYQDAVNQRTLSHLPEPLEPYKRYSISLHTRPNKETCDMKYINNSESTYGTTQFYFIEGSPISAPINISSYNVTLSSAVLQWSSILEEDVRGFLLGYIIYYTEYKGTSTERNITVDPEFDTYKLENLKKGTAYQVQISGFTQAGAGVRSTPMVFVTNHQGYFDLSLSGVIIIFVVVSALLIVGSVITKRAKVILWPSIPNPGNSDAMQKIEGPCGVELLESINTLKVEEWDTNSLQIIEKEPVVPPSMLPSVLPLLHNLDDEEDSPETNCNWTHTDTEDATEDILSDDATDTFSNIKQTNFQSSPFPFSSEYTTMEMFQQAMPQSIPETTAITQAMESDPEDTPLTVGKPGLDYIGQFGTSPVSDSEEMATIL